Proteins encoded by one window of Chloroflexaceae bacterium:
- a CDS encoding PH domain-containing protein, whose protein sequence is MRRWLPQRSWRLWLAMAACLATLVAGGYLLASLVALLTQPPELWPIDGRLFLRYMAALALLACAGLLAYRVAAALSLVYTLDRNGLYILWLGNRAVVPLGRIESVESGLNAPVSGASPFASIAYLSGLARLPEGRDVHRFSTVSLKRALIIHTPSEAYAISPRDVDGFVQDLEQRRRLGAVQQLAPGVETGRIFAYSFWRDPLARGGVLGAILLNLALLGVLMVLYPSLPPLIGWRSDATGAIVEMASRYRIFLLPLAGAAVLFLNVGVGLWLYNREPAGARMLQVTSALVQVLFGVAALTMLG, encoded by the coding sequence ATGCGACGCTGGCTTCCTCAACGTTCCTGGCGCCTGTGGCTGGCTATGGCGGCATGCCTTGCCACGCTCGTGGCGGGGGGCTACCTGCTGGCAAGCCTGGTCGCCTTGCTGACGCAACCGCCTGAGCTCTGGCCGATTGATGGGCGCCTGTTTCTCCGTTACATGGCGGCGCTGGCGCTCCTCGCCTGCGCCGGTTTGCTGGCCTATCGCGTGGCCGCGGCGCTGAGCCTGGTCTACACCCTCGACCGCAACGGCCTCTACATCCTCTGGCTGGGCAATCGCGCCGTGGTGCCCCTGGGACGGATTGAGAGCGTCGAGAGCGGCCTCAACGCCCCGGTCAGCGGCGCCTCGCCCTTCGCCAGCATCGCCTACCTGAGCGGACTGGCGCGCCTGCCCGAGGGTCGTGACGTGCACCGCTTCAGTACCGTGTCGCTGAAGCGCGCGCTGATCATCCACACGCCGTCTGAGGCCTACGCCATCTCGCCGCGAGACGTGGACGGCTTCGTGCAGGATCTGGAGCAGCGCCGTCGCCTGGGCGCGGTGCAGCAACTCGCGCCGGGCGTGGAGACGGGCCGGATCTTCGCCTACAGCTTCTGGCGCGACCCTTTGGCGCGCGGCGGGGTGCTCGGGGCCATCCTGCTCAACCTGGCCCTGCTGGGCGTGTTGATGGTGCTCTATCCCTCCTTGCCGCCACTGATCGGCTGGCGCAGCGATGCTACGGGCGCGATTGTAGAGATGGCCTCCCGCTACCGAATTTTCCTGCTGCCCCTGGCCGGGGCGGCGGTCCTCTTCCTCAATGTCGGGGTGGGCCTGTGGCTGTATAATCGCGAGCCGGCGGGCGCGCGGATGCTACAGGTGACCTCGGCCCTCGTGCAGGTGTTGTTCGGCGTCGCGGCCCTGACGATGCTGGGGTAA
- a CDS encoding Uma2 family endonuclease, producing the protein MLYMTTASSYFHQWIVRRLDRFVGAPLEQWGPAYAATAPIGVIMPGCDPVQPDFVPVRAENAGIIHDRRIRGAPDLIAQVLSLSNAEQDTVVKRRVYARAGVPEYWIIRPETRDVLVCRDPDADLDDYTSTQRFDAAAVLQARQFPIALPVAELFTGAPDTTM; encoded by the coding sequence GTGCTGTATATGACCACTGCGTCGAGCTATTTCCACCAGTGGATCGTGCGGCGCCTGGACCGGTTCGTCGGCGCGCCGCTGGAACAATGGGGGCCGGCGTATGCCGCGACCGCGCCAATCGGCGTCATAATGCCCGGATGTGATCCGGTGCAACCCGATTTCGTGCCGGTGCGCGCCGAGAATGCCGGCATCATTCACGACCGGCGCATTCGCGGCGCGCCCGATCTCATCGCCCAGGTGCTGTCGCTCTCCAACGCGGAGCAGGACACCGTTGTCAAACGGCGTGTCTACGCCCGCGCAGGGGTTCCCGAATACTGGATCATTCGCCCGGAAACTCGCGATGTTCTGGTGTGCCGCGACCCGGATGCCGACCTGGACGATTACACCTCCACGCAGCGGTTTGACGCGGCTGCCGTGCTCCAGGCCCGGCAGTTCCCAATTGCCCTGCCGGTCGCCGAACTCTTCACCGGCGCGCCTGACACGACGATGTGA
- a CDS encoding YggS family pyridoxal phosphate-dependent enzyme — protein sequence MSIATRLVQVLERIARAAARANRDPAAITLVAVTKTHPPEVIAEAIAAGARDLGENRVQEAALKIPPLAAAYPDARWHLIGHLQRNKAKTAAELFDMIHSVDSLRLAETLNRHLQERAAGREPARRLPILLQVNVSGEPSKEGFDLPGGVANRAGLEALLPEVERILALPYLEVRGLMTIAPIVADPEQARPFFRALRELREELARRFPQTTWAELSMGMTDDFEAAIAEGATMVRVGRAIFGERVR from the coding sequence ATGAGCATCGCGACCCGTCTCGTTCAGGTGCTCGAGCGCATCGCCCGCGCCGCCGCCCGCGCCAACCGCGATCCCGCCGCCATCACCCTGGTTGCGGTGACCAAGACGCACCCGCCCGAGGTGATCGCCGAGGCCATCGCCGCTGGCGCGCGCGATCTGGGTGAGAACCGCGTCCAGGAAGCCGCGCTCAAGATCCCCCCTCTCGCTGCCGCCTATCCCGACGCGCGCTGGCACCTGATCGGCCATTTGCAGCGCAACAAGGCGAAAACCGCCGCCGAGTTGTTCGATATGATCCACTCGGTAGATAGCCTGCGCCTGGCCGAGACCCTCAATCGCCACCTCCAGGAGCGGGCCGCGGGCCGGGAGCCAGCGCGCCGCCTGCCCATCTTGCTCCAGGTGAACGTCAGCGGCGAGCCTTCCAAGGAGGGCTTCGACCTGCCGGGAGGCGTCGCCAACCGCGCCGGGCTGGAAGCCCTGCTCCCCGAAGTGGAGCGCATCCTGGCCCTGCCTTATCTGGAGGTCCGCGGGTTGATGACCATTGCGCCAATCGTGGCCGACCCGGAACAGGCCCGCCCATTCTTCCGCGCCCTCCGCGAACTGCGCGAAGAGCTGGCGCGGCGCTTCCCTCAGACCACCTGGGCCGAGCTTTCCATGGGTATGACTGACGATTTCGAGGCCGCTATCGCCGAAGGGGCCACTATGGTGCGCGTGGGACGGGCGATCTTTGGAGAGCGGGTGAGGTAG
- a CDS encoding branched-chain amino acid ABC transporter substrate-binding protein, with translation MMRRMSLLMLVALLGALLAACGQPAAQQPTPAPTEPPTAAPTEAPTQAPTQAPTVAPTAPPSPTPAPEAAAGTIVDFVTKAAADLSGEIGTIKIATQSPLSGGQAALGTGIRNGAELGIKQANELLKDAGIQFELAPFDDQAKPEVGTANAKNIVSDADILCVVGHLNSGVALASLPDYKSASLPMVSPANTNPNVTEGGYEVAFRVVGRDDVQGTVGEQFAREELKVKSVYIIHDTTAYGQGVAEFFRQAAEKNGLEVLGFEGTEEKSDFSAILTPILAANPDLIYFGGIYDQAGPLFRQARDRGITAQFLGPDGLDAPDLAKLAGDAVKDMHYTSVAAPVSQFPDAAKFAEDYKAAYNADAPPFSAQAYDASHFCVAAIVKAAADAGGKPTREQVLAAMKDLPELAGITGTYKFNEKGDPEVATYFVLKVVDINNWDKNELVSRLEIPAP, from the coding sequence ATGATGCGACGAATGAGTCTGCTCATGCTGGTTGCGCTGCTGGGCGCGTTGCTCGCCGCCTGCGGCCAGCCCGCGGCGCAACAACCGACCCCTGCGCCTACTGAGCCGCCCACTGCGGCGCCTACAGAAGCTCCGACCCAGGCTCCAACACAGGCTCCTACCGTGGCGCCGACCGCCCCTCCCTCCCCCACGCCGGCCCCCGAAGCGGCGGCGGGCACCATCGTTGATTTTGTGACCAAAGCGGCTGCCGATCTGAGCGGCGAAATCGGCACGATCAAGATTGCCACGCAAAGCCCGCTCAGCGGCGGACAGGCCGCCCTGGGCACCGGCATCCGCAACGGGGCCGAACTGGGCATCAAGCAGGCTAACGAACTGCTTAAGGATGCCGGCATCCAGTTTGAACTGGCCCCCTTCGACGACCAGGCCAAGCCCGAGGTTGGCACGGCCAACGCCAAGAACATCGTCTCCGACGCCGACATCCTCTGCGTGGTGGGGCACCTGAACTCGGGCGTGGCCCTGGCCTCGCTGCCCGACTACAAGAGCGCCTCGCTGCCGATGGTCTCACCGGCGAACACCAACCCCAACGTCACTGAGGGCGGTTATGAAGTGGCCTTCCGCGTCGTGGGTCGCGACGATGTGCAGGGGACGGTGGGCGAGCAGTTCGCGCGTGAAGAGCTTAAGGTGAAGTCGGTCTACATCATCCACGACACCACGGCCTACGGCCAGGGCGTGGCCGAGTTCTTCCGCCAGGCCGCCGAGAAGAACGGTCTGGAGGTGCTGGGCTTCGAGGGCACCGAAGAAAAGAGTGACTTCTCGGCCATCCTCACGCCCATCCTGGCTGCCAACCCTGACCTGATCTACTTCGGCGGGATCTACGACCAGGCCGGCCCCCTCTTCCGCCAGGCCCGCGACCGCGGCATCACCGCCCAGTTCCTCGGGCCGGACGGGCTGGACGCTCCGGATCTGGCGAAGCTGGCGGGCGACGCGGTGAAGGATATGCACTACACCTCAGTGGCCGCCCCGGTGAGCCAGTTCCCCGACGCGGCGAAGTTCGCCGAGGACTACAAGGCGGCCTACAACGCCGACGCGCCGCCCTTCTCCGCTCAGGCCTATGACGCGTCGCACTTCTGCGTGGCGGCGATTGTCAAGGCTGCCGCCGATGCCGGCGGCAAGCCGACCCGCGAGCAGGTGCTGGCGGCGATGAAGGACCTGCCGGAACTGGCGGGCATCACGGGCACCTACAAGTTTAACGAAAAGGGCGACCCCGAAGTGGCCACCTACTTCGTGCTCAAGGTGGTGGACATCAACAACTGGGACAAGAACGAGCTGGTGTCGCGCCTGGAGATCCCGGCGCCGTAG